In Oncorhynchus mykiss isolate Arlee chromosome 32, USDA_OmykA_1.1, whole genome shotgun sequence, the DNA window GGAGGTTATGAGTGCAAATACTGTACCTTCTCCACCCAGAACCTGAATGACTTTAAAGAGCACgtagactccagtcaccctaatGTTATACTCAACCCCCTCTACCTGTGTGCCGTGTGCAACTTCAGCACCAAAAAGTTTGACTCTTTAACAGACCACAATGAGACCCAACACCCTGGAGAGACCAACTTCAAGTTCAAGAGGATAAAAGTGAATAACCAGACCCTCTTGGAGCAGACAATCGAAGGCAAGACCAATTCAGTTGTCTGCGATACTGCAGACGGACAAGGTGGTAACGGCTTTGTCACTTTTCCACCGAGAAAACCAACTACGGTGAAGAACGGCAAGCCAAAAATGAACATACATTCCCTCTACCAAGGGAATGACTTGGAGAACCCGTTGGAAAACCTTATCCCAAAAGATCAAATCACAGCTGTGAACATAAACGGCACAATGATCATTCCTGACCCAACGATCATTCAAGGGCTCTCATATGTAATGCCATTGCTCCAACGACCACCCAACTTCAGTTCTGTACCAACAATTGCTGTTCCTCTGAACTCCACCCAATATAATACTTCATTGGACAATAATACAACCCTAATGACATCGTTTAACAAATTCCCTTACCCAACGCATGCTGAGCTGTCCTGGCTCACTGCTGCGTCCAAGCACCCAGAAGAGCAAATAAAGGTGTGGTTCACTACCCAACGGCTAAAGCAAGGCATCACCTGGTCACCAGAGGAAGTTGAGGAAGCCAGGAAGAAAATGTTCAATGGCTCCATCCCACCCATGCATCAGACCTTCACCGTTCTGCCTTCCCCAATCTCTCAGCCTGCCAAAGCCACCCAGCCCCTTATTCAGACTAGCTTTGGGCAGTCTAGTCTAGTACTGACAAGTATTGCTAATGGATCAACCATGACCTGTGCTCCTGTTGCAGTGACTGTAGCCAGTTATGTGCAACCTCTCAAGCGACCCCTGACAACTCCTTCATTCGCCCCAGATTTAAAGCGTCTTATGGCGGCCCCTGCAGACGACCCAAAAGAGAAGATACTAATGGCCCCTCCTCCAGTTCCACGAAAAGAGAAACTTCACATGGCCCCACCCCCAGTCCCACCTGAACTGAAGAGATCTGTAATACTTCCTATTATTGCCTCTGAGATGAAGAGGTCCTCGGCAGCACCTCTCATGGCATCTAAAGGAAAACTGTCCATGGCACCTCCACATGTGAACCCCAAAAACAAGCTGCCAATGGCACCTTCTCCAATCTTCCCAGAGATCAAGAGACCTATTGTGTCCCCTATTGTCGCCCCTCAATTCAAGAGTTGCATGCTGCCTCCTCCTTCATTAGTCCCTAAATACAAGCTTCCAATCACCCACTCTCTATTGGCTTTAGACTTAAAGTTACCAATCTCACCCCCTCTCATTGCCCCTCAAATGAGGAGGCCAACCATAATCAAGTCAGCACGGACTTCCCTCAAGGGCCCGTTCCAGCTCCCTAGCTTTTCCCCAGACAGCAAGAAAACAAAAGTGCAAATAACAGAGCTGAAAGCTGGATATATCAGAGGACGTCTCTCAGAAGACAAAGTGCTCACCCCTCTTGGGGAAGCCAATGGTGTCTCTCGAGGGGATGCAAAGTGGGTTCATGACCAAGGTCTTCATGCAGACAATGGCATTCTACAGTTGGACAATGAGCTAGCATCGAAGCCAGAGCAACAAAAATCAGTCCCCACTCAATTTCCACTCTTGGAGAGAATGAAAGGAAAGACCTCTGAGCAGCTGAAGATTCTAGAAGAGAACTTCCAGAGAAACAGCTCTCCAACATACAATGACGTTGACAATCTGGTAAATGCATCCCGACTGTCACGGGAGGAAATTGACAGCTGGTTTTTAGAGCGCCGGGCGCTGCGTGACAACCTTGAACAAGCCCTTCTAAACTCCATGGGCTCAAAGAGACTGTACATTGATAAGCGGCAGCAACAACATGGACCGCTGAATGGTGTGTGTAAACAAGATGGCCATCCAAGAAGCTCTCCCCTTGCCATCATTGCCCCAACCACCACTTGTTCAGTGCCTCTAGACAGCAAATCCTTGGGGCTTCTCAAGGATGTTTTTGCACAAACTCAGTGGCCTTCCCCTGAACAATACAATCAGCTTGAGGACCAGACAGGCCTGGCTCGCACAGAAATCGTCCGCTGGTTCAAGGACAGCAGGTCAGCCCTGAAGAGTGGGACCTTGGAGTGGATGGAGCTTTTCCATAAACTGAACAGCAGTGGGAAAAATGGCGAGGGGGCGCTACTGAGCACAGAGAATGCTTTCAGCATAATCAAACGCTACCAGGAAGTAAAAGCACCCAAGGTGGAGGATATTGGGAGGCTAGCAGAGCATGCCAGTCTTGGCAGCCAAGAGATCAAAGAATGGTTTGCTGGAAAATTTAAACAAAACACATCTGATGACAGCCAGAATGGTGGCCAAAATGGAGGCTTTC includes these proteins:
- the LOC110488323 gene encoding zinc fingers and homeoboxes protein 2 produces the protein MSRRRKSSTPCMIRVSDMMEQDDSEEMEVSTDIVTKNGSSESIEAKVVAEADPMPRQRQHGGYECKYCTFSTQNLNDFKEHVDSSHPNVILNPLYLCAVCNFSTKKFDSLTDHNETQHPGETNFKFKRIKVNNQTLLEQTIEGKTNSVVCDTADGQGGNGFVTFPPRKPTTVKNGKPKMNIHSLYQGNDLENPLENLIPKDQITAVNINGTMIIPDPTIIQGLSYVMPLLQRPPNFSSVPTIAVPLNSTQYNTSLDNNTTLMTSFNKFPYPTHAELSWLTAASKHPEEQIKVWFTTQRLKQGITWSPEEVEEARKKMFNGSIPPMHQTFTVLPSPISQPAKATQPLIQTSFGQSSLVLTSIANGSTMTCAPVAVTVASYVQPLKRPLTTPSFAPDLKRLMAAPADDPKEKILMAPPPVPRKEKLHMAPPPVPPELKRSVILPIIASEMKRSSAAPLMASKGKLSMAPPHVNPKNKLPMAPSPIFPEIKRPIVSPIVAPQFKSCMLPPPSLVPKYKLPITHSLLALDLKLPISPPLIAPQMRRPTIIKSARTSLKGPFQLPSFSPDSKKTKVQITELKAGYIRGRLSEDKVLTPLGEANGVSRGDAKWVHDQGLHADNGILQLDNELASKPEQQKSVPTQFPLLERMKGKTSEQLKILEENFQRNSSPTYNDVDNLVNASRLSREEIDSWFLERRALRDNLEQALLNSMGSKRLYIDKRQQQHGPLNGVCKQDGHPRSSPLAIIAPTTTCSVPLDSKSLGLLKDVFAQTQWPSPEQYNQLEDQTGLARTEIVRWFKDSRSALKSGTLEWMELFHKLNSSGKNGEGALLSTENAFSIIKRYQEVKAPKVEDIGRLAEHASLGSQEIKEWFAGKFKQNTSDDSQNGGQNGGFREEFGSWMDETKGMDALMSAKELVSDKDRVMEDASGRVTG